CACGCCATGCTTATTCGCGGTTCCTGAATTGCGCAAGACGGGAACTTTCAGGCCGGCTCATCCGTTTATTCGACGCGAATAAAAGGGAGCACATCCATGACCGAGAACCGGGAAGACCGCATCCGCAGACGGGCCTACGAACTCTGGCAGCAGGAAGGCTCGCCCGAAGGCAAGCCGGACGACCATTGGCTGCAGGCGGAGCATGAAATCGACCATGGCGATGGCGAGATCGGCGGCGACGACGAGCCGAATCTCGCAGCGCTTCGCGAAGCCGCCCGCCAGCACAACGACACCTTCATCGTAAAGACCGACCTGGAGGACGCCGACCAGCGTGAGGCGACGCCCGGCATGCGCGAGCAGCCATAGGGCCGGCGAGGACATTTTCGGGCCCTTCGACATCTGATCCGTTTCTGGCTGTACAATCGCGACAGTCACGGCGAGACTTTTGCCGATGATTCGGGGGGCACTATGAAAAATGTTCCGGCAACCGCGCTCGTGCTGGCCTTCGCCGGCCTCGGCATCCAGCCCACCATGGCAGGCGACCTTGTCGATGAGGTCCGCCTCGGCGTGAGCGGGGTCGTGAAGGGCGATCACGACAAGGGTGCCGTCGGCTCCGCCGAAATCTACTTCGCGCCTTTCCACTCGTCCGAGACCGGTCTTGCCAAGGCCCTTCTCGAACCGCGCGTCCAGGTCGGCGTGTCGGGTGGCGCGGACGCGACGGACCAGGCCTATCTCGGCCTCAACTGGCATGTGCCGATCACCGAGACCTTCTTCGCCGAGGTCGGCGCGGGCGGCACGGTGCATAACGGCAACCTCGACAGTGGAACCGGCCCGCTCCTCGGCTGCCGCCTCCTCTTTCGCGAGCACGCCGCGCTCGGCATGCGCGTCACCGACAACGTCAACCTGATGGCGACCGTTGATCACTCGTCCCACGCCAACCTCTGCGACGGCCCCAACGACGGCATCACCCACGCCGGCGTGAGCATCGGGGTAAAGTTCTAGGGCGGAATACGGCAGCGGTTGTGTAGCGCTGTAGAAAGATCATTCTGCGGGAAGGTTTGGTGGAGCTAAGCGGGATCGAACCGCTGACCTCTTGCATGCCATGCAAGCGCTCTCCCAGCTGAGCTATAGCCCCATAACGGGTCCGGCAGAGCCGGTTTCCGGGAACCGAAGCGGTGTTGCCGTTCGGTGTGCGGCTTATTACTTCCGGGTTTCGGAGATGGCAAGCCGAAAAATGAAATCCGGCCGATTTTTTTGAAACCGGCCGGATTATCAAGGTCTTAAGCTTCGTCTTCGTCGCCGGTGACGCCGATGAGGTCGCTCATGTCGTCGTCGTCGTCATCTTCGTCCTGTTCCAGGAACGTGTCGTCGTCGTCGCCGTCGATTTCGACGTCGTCATCGCCGAGATCCGGCAGGTCGTCGCCGCCGGATGCATCTTCGTCGGC
The Shinella zoogloeoides DNA segment above includes these coding regions:
- a CDS encoding DUF2934 domain-containing protein; its protein translation is MKGSTSMTENREDRIRRRAYELWQQEGSPEGKPDDHWLQAEHEIDHGDGEIGGDDEPNLAALREAARQHNDTFIVKTDLEDADQREATPGMREQP
- a CDS encoding acyloxyacyl hydrolase, with product MKNVPATALVLAFAGLGIQPTMAGDLVDEVRLGVSGVVKGDHDKGAVGSAEIYFAPFHSSETGLAKALLEPRVQVGVSGGADATDQAYLGLNWHVPITETFFAEVGAGGTVHNGNLDSGTGPLLGCRLLFREHAALGMRVTDNVNLMATVDHSSHANLCDGPNDGITHAGVSIGVKF